From one Lolium rigidum isolate FL_2022 chromosome 4, APGP_CSIRO_Lrig_0.1, whole genome shotgun sequence genomic stretch:
- the LOC124648278 gene encoding uncharacterized protein C1450.15-like: protein MGVIATGTGAAADAPVPNSLSPCGPAIVAEATQISAFTTAAAHTLCFAGLAVAHSLAGHGALVSDPALAIRLLVVCEAPLVIVVFSLLRRDPKHCSFLKAAARGLLGLPVGAFLNAFGAVVLGAPVGIKLWTATIYWSLLMSLFTFVPAACVFGASKVDWQNALSYSIYFTSSDVVEYMISMPSHGAVIGAWLGAWPMPLDWGRPWQEWPICVTYGAIAGHLIGMVVSLILIVAQKRRVRAKAD, encoded by the exons ATGGGAGTAATAGCAACTGGAACTGGTGCTGCTGCAGATGCCCCTGTTCCT AACTCCCTGTCGCCATGCGGCCCTGCCATAGTCGCCGAGGCAACCCAGATCAGCGCCTTCACCACCGCGGCTGCCCACACGCTCTGCTTTGCGGGCCTTGCTGTCGCCCACTCCCTCGCTGGCCATGGCGCGCTCGTATCCGACCCCGCCCTTGCCATCCGCCTCCTAGTG GTCTGTGAAGCGCCACTTGTCATCGTGGTGTTCAGCTTGCTCCGGCGAGATCCCAAACACTGTTCG TTCCTAAAGGCGGCTGCACGTGGATTGCTTGGCTTGCCCGTAG GAGCATTCCTAAATGCATTTGGTGCGGTTGTTCTTGGCGCTCCTGTTGGAATCAA GCTCTGGACAGCAACGATATACTGGTCGCTTCTTATGTCGCTGTTCACA TTTGTTCCGGCAGCATGTGTCTTCGGAGCATCCAAAGTCGATTGGCAGAATGCGCTTTCTTATTCCAT TTATTTCACATCATCTGATGTTGTGGAGTACATGATCTCTATGCCATCTCATGGAGCCGTGATAGGAGCATGGCTTGGTGCTTGGCCTATGCCGCTTGACTGGGGGAGACCTTGGCAG GAATGGCCAATATGTGTCACTTATGGTGCAATTGCTGGGCATTTGATTGGCATGGTAGTGTCGCTGATCCTGATAGTTGCTCAGAAGAGAAGAGTTCGTGCCAAAGCTGACTAG
- the LOC124648276 gene encoding protein phosphatase 2C 51-like: MRQAAGDGDQGLVRRAVAAGHDSDGVRAARRRRRLEHRRHGRKTPREDDVVAASKVRPGTDDGASSDSSSADAGQGILLPPCLSHGAVSVIGRRREMEDAVAIKRTFLSSPPTTEAVDGCGGGDEDFFAVYDGHGGSRVAEACRDRMHVVLAEELRRRLSPTAAGACADARGIKEALAASFARVDGEVVGGAAAGADADVDEARSRTVGSTAVVAVVGRRRIVVANCGDSRAVLSRGGVAVPLSTDHKPDRPDELQRVEAAGGRVINWNGSRVLGVLSTSRSIGDYYLKPYVSAEPEVTAVERTEKDEFIVLASDGLWDVVSNEMACRVARSCLNGHLAAAFPESVSGRSATDAAALLTELAISRGSKDNISVVVVELRRLRSRAGSRRASAAGSEMKL, translated from the exons ATGAGGCAGGCGGCGGGCGACGGTGACCAGGGGCTCGTGCGGAGAGCCGTCGCGGCCGGGCACGACAGCGACGGCGTCAGGGCCGCGCGGCGTCGGCGCCGTCTCGAGCACCGGCGGCACGGCCGCAAAACGCCGCGGGAGGACGACGTCGTGGCGGCGAGTAAGGTCCGGCCAGGCACGGATGACGGGGCGTCCTCTGACTCGTCGTCGGCGGACGCGGGCCAAGGGATCCTCCTCCCGCCCTGCCTGTCGCACGGCGCCGTCTCCGTCATCGGCCGGCGTCGGGAGATGGAGGACGCCGTCGCCATCAAGCGGACCTTCCTCTCCTCTCCGCCGACTACAGAAGCCGTGGAcgggtgcggcggcggcgacgaggacttCTTCGCGGTGTACGACGGCCACGGCGGCTCCCGGGTAGCGGAGGCGTGCAGGGACCGGATGCACGTCGTCCTCGCGgaggagctccgccgccgcctttCTCCCACCGCGGCGGGGGCTTGCGCCGACGCGCGGGGCATAAAGGAGGCCCTGGCGGCCAGCTTCGCGAGGGTGGACGGCGAGGTGGTCGGGGGCGCCGCGGCAGGCGCGGACGCCGACGTCGACGAGGCGCGCTCGCGGACCGTGGGCTCCACCGCCGTGGTGGCCGTTGTGGGGCGCCGCCGCATCGTCGTCGCCAACTGCGGCGACTCGCGGGCCGTGCTCTCACGCGGCGGCGTCGCCGTGCCGCTCTCCACTGACCACAAG CCAGATCGGCCGGACGAGCTGCAAAGGGTGGAGGCCGCCGGCGGTCGGGTGATCAACTGGAACGGATCCCGTGTCCTAGGAGTTCTATCCACCTCTAGATCCATAG GGGACTACTACCTGAAGCCGTACGTGAGCGCGGAGCCGGAGGTGACGGCGGTGGAGCGCACGGAGAAGGACGAGTTCATAGTCCTCGCCAGCGACGGGCTGTGGGACGTGGTCTCCAACGAGATGGCCTGCCGGGTGGCCAGGAGCTGCCTCAACGGCCACCTCGCCGCCGCGTTCCCGGAGTCCGTGTCCGGGCGCTCCGCCACTGACGCCGCAGCGCTCCTCACCGAGCTCGCCATCTCCCGCGGCAGCAAGGATAACATCAGCGTCGTGGTCGTTGAGCTCAGGCGGCTCAGGAGCAGAGCAGGGAGCCGGCGTGCTTCTGCCGCCGGAAGCGAGATGAAGTTGTAG